A genomic stretch from Leptotrichia sp. HSP-536 includes:
- a CDS encoding RNA-guided endonuclease InsQ/TnpB family protein, with translation MHKLSKKLSKEHNAVIVEDLNMKGMSQALNFGKSVGDNGWGMFLRMLEYKLMFLGKQFLKIDKWFPSSKTCSKCGNVKEELKLSERSYKCECCGIEIDRDYNGALNIKNIGKEMLKY, from the coding sequence TTGCATAAATTATCGAAAAAATTGTCCAAAGAACATAATGCTGTGATTGTCGAGGATTTGAATATGAAAGGGATGAGCCAGGCATTAAATTTTGGGAAAAGTGTAGGAGATAATGGATGGGGAATGTTTTTGAGGATGCTTGAGTATAAGTTGATGTTTTTAGGAAAGCAATTTTTAAAAATAGATAAGTGGTTTCCGTCGTCGAAAACTTGCAGTAAATGTGGAAATGTTAAAGAGGAGCTGAAATTATCAGAAAGAAGCTATAAATGTGAGTGCTGTGGAATTGAGATTGATAGAGATTACAATGGGGCACTGAATATAAAGAACATTGGAAAAGAGATGTTGAAATATTAG
- a CDS encoding NADP-dependent glyceraldehyde-3-phosphate dehydrogenase produces the protein MNYQNLVNGEWKDSKNTITIYSPVNGEELGTVPAMSREEVDYAMESARKALPAWRALSAVERAAYLNKAADILERDKDKIGENLAKEVAKGIKAAISEVVRTADLIRYAAEEGLRITGEFVNGGGFEAGSKRKCGVVKREPVGVVLAIAPFNYPVNLSASKIAPALIGGNVVIFKPPTQGSISGLLLTQVFAEAGIPAGVFNSVTGKGSEIGDYLIEHEEVNFINFTGSTPIGKKIGKLAGMRPIMLELGGKDAGIVLEDADLEKAAKDIVAGAFSYSGQRCTAIKRVLVMDSVADKLADLIKVQVEKLTVGDPFDNADITTVIDTPSADFIEGLIKDAQEKGAKALTTVKREKNLIWPVVFDNVTTDMRIAWEEPFGPVLPIIRVKSVDEAVEIANKSEYGLQSAVFTKNFPLAFEIAEKLEVGTVHINNKTQRGPDSFPFLGIKGSGAGVQGLKYSIESMTRVKSIVFDI, from the coding sequence ATGAATTATCAAAATTTAGTAAATGGAGAATGGAAAGATTCTAAAAATACAATAACTATTTATTCGCCTGTAAATGGGGAAGAGCTTGGGACAGTGCCAGCTATGTCAAGAGAAGAAGTTGATTATGCTATGGAATCTGCTAGAAAGGCGTTGCCAGCTTGGAGAGCGTTGTCAGCTGTGGAAAGAGCGGCTTATTTGAATAAGGCTGCGGATATTCTTGAAAGAGATAAGGATAAAATTGGGGAAAATTTGGCAAAGGAAGTGGCAAAAGGAATTAAGGCTGCTATTTCAGAAGTTGTGAGAACTGCAGATTTAATTAGATATGCTGCAGAAGAAGGGCTTAGAATCACAGGTGAATTTGTAAATGGTGGCGGATTTGAAGCTGGAAGTAAAAGAAAATGTGGAGTTGTAAAAAGAGAGCCAGTTGGAGTTGTGCTTGCAATTGCACCATTTAACTATCCAGTAAACTTATCAGCATCTAAAATTGCACCAGCCTTAATAGGAGGAAACGTAGTAATTTTTAAACCGCCTACACAAGGTTCAATTAGTGGATTGCTATTGACACAAGTATTTGCAGAAGCTGGAATTCCAGCGGGAGTATTTAACTCTGTAACTGGAAAAGGTTCTGAAATTGGAGATTATTTGATTGAACATGAGGAAGTGAATTTTATAAACTTTACAGGAAGTACACCAATTGGTAAAAAAATTGGAAAACTTGCTGGAATGCGTCCAATTATGCTTGAATTAGGTGGAAAAGACGCTGGAATTGTATTAGAAGATGCTGATTTAGAAAAAGCTGCAAAAGATATAGTGGCAGGGGCATTCAGCTATTCTGGACAAAGATGTACTGCAATTAAAAGAGTGCTTGTAATGGACTCTGTTGCAGATAAATTAGCCGACTTGATAAAAGTTCAAGTTGAAAAATTAACTGTGGGAGATCCTTTTGATAATGCTGATATTACAACAGTAATCGACACTCCATCAGCAGACTTTATTGAAGGATTGATAAAAGATGCACAGGAAAAAGGTGCAAAAGCATTGACTACGGTAAAAAGAGAGAAAAACTTAATCTGGCCAGTAGTTTTTGACAATGTAACAACTGATATGAGAATTGCTTGGGAAGAGCCATTTGGGCCAGTATTGCCAATTATCAGAGTGAAATCTGTGGATGAAGCAGTAGAAATTGCAAATAAATCAGAATATGGACTACAATCAGCAGTATTTACAAAAAATTTCCCATTGGCATTTGAAATCGCTGAAAAACTGGAAGTAGGAACAGTACATATAAATAACAAGACTCAAAGAGGACCTGACAGTTTCCCATTCTTAGGAATTAAAGGTTCAGGAGCAGGAGTTCAAGGATTAAAATACAGTATAGAAAGCATGACAAGAGTTAAATCTATTGTATTTGATATATAA
- a CDS encoding autotransporter domain-containing protein, with translation MKKILLLVSLVTVLSSCGGGGGGGSTTQTSSATPVGPDLENKNTGSGNINSNAGNVNTGIGNTGGINNENNNAQSVQPQNTGSGAISQTPGAKFSDSEKFTGKGVKVGVLDSDFLSGDTQTKSFHSKIINSFEIGDTFNTVIEEEFGTRMIAIDKTLGPNSILNKSDHGLIVSTILAGKNGNGAKGATVYGVSFGEANNSLIIDKSKYEELYNNGVRIFNQSFGVPNNLSKEDNNLKNANRILGPSALREKEAALSDLIGRIEEVTDFYKMAVRNGALFVWAAGNTTAAEGGGRITYTQPSFQAGMPTYHSELHKGWIAVVGVRPDGTEYNPHLAWAGDSKWWSIAANGNCELERCSSYGSSFAAPRVTATAAKIKEKFPWMTGHEIQQTILTTATDIGQPDVDGKFGWGLLNEEKALKGPAKFSRELLVGERAANAGLSGQFNANIGDNITSTFENNITGLGGLKKSGNGTLILAGNNDYQGSTDIESGTLIVQKENGSPITIKAGGTLITTPTTVIGLKNYYTENFSPVNVKNEGGTLENRGSGAVITGDYTATAGSVTKAEIGTKLTVKGTVNLNQNNTTLQTLSNRKYITAKTLSSTVIEAEKGINGNFDKVKTPELINGAVETVDNKVNVKLSRKNMVEYVEKIAESDKMQKNTAQNLETAFQKLDQSIENGTAGNIAQFERKAAALQALTSSNRAAILDSLSGQIYASAQALTFQHSQTVNKDLSNRLVMLGTLDNVGDNFGLWVSSLGASGRLEQSGYGKGNTKVFGGQVGVDRKFGESLILGTALSYSKAGVKFNRYGGKSDASNFGVSLYGRLGDKEIPWYLQGRFGVGFVDSDVERDIILSSNDYSRAKINHNDKVYSGYVETGYDIKNSNGDFVVTPFAGITHDTVTRGSFSEDKSQFGLKAGKKNYSQTSALAGVRVGKAVQWNGESKTTFQGYVTHQRAFNDEDLSFKAEYSGLPGASFKVKGIGLSKNRTRAGVGALTEVNSRFGWYVNYDGSIDGEKSKGNNNIITTGLRFNF, from the coding sequence ATGAAAAAAATACTATTATTAGTCAGTCTTGTTACAGTATTATCAAGCTGTGGCGGCGGAGGTGGAGGTGGTTCTACTACTCAGACATCATCAGCAACTCCAGTAGGACCAGATTTAGAAAATAAAAATACTGGTTCAGGAAATATAAATTCCAATGCTGGAAATGTAAATACTGGTATTGGAAATACAGGCGGAATAAACAATGAAAATAATAATGCACAGTCAGTGCAACCACAAAATACTGGTTCAGGTGCAATATCTCAAACACCAGGAGCTAAATTTTCTGATTCAGAAAAGTTCACAGGAAAGGGAGTTAAGGTAGGAGTTCTGGATAGTGATTTCTTGAGCGGAGATACACAAACAAAAAGTTTTCATTCAAAGATAATTAATAGTTTTGAAATAGGAGATACTTTCAATACGGTAATTGAAGAAGAATTTGGAACTAGAATGATAGCTATAGATAAAACTTTGGGACCTAACAGTATTTTGAATAAAAGTGATCACGGACTTATAGTCTCAACGATTTTAGCTGGGAAAAATGGAAACGGTGCAAAAGGAGCTACGGTTTATGGTGTCAGTTTTGGTGAAGCAAATAACTCACTAATAATAGATAAGAGTAAATATGAAGAACTTTATAATAATGGAGTAAGAATATTCAACCAGTCTTTTGGAGTACCAAATAATTTGAGTAAAGAGGACAATAATCTAAAAAATGCTAACCGTATTTTAGGTCCTTCTGCATTGCGGGAAAAAGAAGCGGCTCTTTCTGACTTAATAGGAAGAATAGAAGAAGTCACAGATTTTTATAAAATGGCAGTAAGAAATGGCGCACTATTTGTATGGGCAGCAGGAAATACAACTGCTGCTGAGGGAGGCGGAAGAATAACATATACTCAACCAAGTTTTCAGGCAGGAATGCCTACCTATCATTCTGAACTTCATAAAGGATGGATTGCGGTAGTAGGAGTAAGACCTGATGGAACAGAATATAATCCGCATCTCGCATGGGCAGGAGATTCTAAGTGGTGGTCAATTGCTGCAAATGGAAATTGTGAATTAGAAAGGTGTTCGTCTTATGGTTCTTCGTTTGCGGCTCCAAGAGTGACGGCAACGGCAGCTAAAATAAAGGAAAAGTTTCCATGGATGACAGGACACGAAATTCAACAAACTATATTAACTACAGCTACAGATATAGGACAGCCTGATGTAGATGGTAAATTTGGATGGGGTCTTTTAAACGAAGAAAAAGCATTAAAAGGGCCTGCAAAATTTAGCAGGGAACTATTAGTAGGTGAAAGGGCTGCAAATGCTGGATTGAGTGGACAATTTAATGCCAATATTGGAGATAACATAACTTCAACATTTGAAAATAATATTACAGGTTTAGGAGGGTTAAAAAAATCTGGAAACGGAACATTAATACTAGCTGGAAATAATGATTATCAAGGTTCAACTGATATCGAAAGCGGAACTTTAATCGTTCAAAAAGAAAATGGATCGCCAATAACTATAAAAGCAGGCGGAACTTTAATAACTACACCGACAACTGTAATAGGATTAAAAAATTACTACACCGAAAATTTTTCACCAGTAAATGTTAAAAATGAAGGTGGAACTCTTGAAAATAGAGGTTCAGGAGCTGTTATAACAGGAGATTACACTGCAACTGCTGGTTCTGTAACAAAAGCAGAAATAGGAACAAAACTTACTGTAAAAGGAACTGTAAATTTAAATCAAAATAACACTACTTTGCAGACACTAAGCAATAGAAAATATATTACAGCAAAAACATTGTCTTCAACTGTAATTGAAGCTGAAAAAGGAATTAACGGAAATTTTGACAAAGTGAAAACTCCTGAATTAATAAATGGGGCTGTGGAAACTGTGGATAATAAAGTAAATGTAAAATTAAGCAGAAAAAATATGGTGGAATATGTGGAAAAAATAGCAGAATCTGACAAAATGCAAAAAAATACTGCACAAAATCTGGAAACTGCCTTCCAAAAACTAGATCAAAGCATCGAAAATGGAACTGCTGGTAATATTGCACAATTTGAAAGAAAAGCTGCTGCTTTACAAGCTCTTACTTCTTCAAACAGGGCGGCAATTCTGGACAGCCTTTCAGGACAGATTTACGCATCAGCCCAGGCTTTAACTTTCCAGCATTCACAAACTGTAAATAAAGATTTATCAAATAGACTAGTTATGCTTGGAACTCTTGACAATGTTGGAGATAATTTCGGACTGTGGGTTTCAAGCTTAGGAGCAAGCGGAAGGTTGGAGCAAAGCGGATATGGTAAAGGTAATACGAAAGTCTTCGGCGGCCAGGTCGGAGTTGACAGGAAATTCGGCGAAAGCTTGATTTTAGGGACAGCCCTTTCCTATTCAAAAGCCGGCGTTAAATTTAACAGATATGGCGGAAAATCAGATGCCAGCAACTTTGGGGTTTCATTATACGGAAGATTAGGGGATAAGGAAATCCCCTGGTATTTACAGGGACGTTTTGGAGTCGGATTTGTTGACAGCGATGTTGAAAGGGATATTATATTGAGCAGTAATGACTATTCAAGAGCAAAAATTAACCACAATGATAAAGTCTACTCAGGATATGTGGAAACAGGATATGACATTAAGAACAGCAATGGGGACTTTGTTGTGACACCGTTTGCAGGAATTACTCACGATACAGTTACAAGGGGTTCATTTTCGGAAGACAAGAGCCAGTTTGGACTGAAAGCCGGCAAGAAGAATTACAGCCAGACATCAGCATTGGCAGGAGTGAGAGTAGGCAAGGCAGTGCAATGGAATGGAGAAAGCAAGACTACGTTCCAAGGCTACGTGACTCACCAGAGAGCCTTCAATGACGAGGACTTAAGTTTCAAGGCTGAATATTCAGGGCTGCCTGGGGCTTCGTTTAAGGTGAAGGGGATAGGGCTTTCCAAGAATAGGACGAGAGCCGGAGTTGGAGCCTTGACGGAAGTGAACTCAAGATTTGGATGGTATGTGAATTATGACGGTTCAATTGACGGCGAAAAATCTAAGGGGAATAACAATATAATTACTACTGGGCTTAGATTTAATTTTTAG
- the guaA gene encoding glutamine-hydrolyzing GMP synthase, whose translation MKEKIIIIDFGSQYSQLIARRIREMEVYCEIVPLVDIEKIKNGEEKVKGIIFSGGPASVYEKDAPTVNSEVFNLNLPILGICYGMQLITHLNGGKVEKADSREFGKAVLEVENSDNPLFTGVKKSSNIWMSHNDHITELPKNFEIIAKTDSSIAAITNNDGIYALQFHPEVVHSECGTQILENFVFNICKCERNWKISSFIVEKTKFIKETVGDEHVLLALSGGVDSSVAAVLINNAIGHQLTCMFVDTGLLRKDEGKKVLEYYKEHFDLNIVFVDAKDRFLNKLKGVDEPEAKRKIIGNEFIEVFNEEIRKLKGQEGAKFLAQGTIYPDVIESQSIKGPSHTIKSHHNVGGLPEDLQFELLEPLKELFKDEVRKVGHELGLPDTIIKRHPFPGPGLGIRVIGEVTPDKVKILQEADDIFITELMEKGLYDKVDQAFVTLLPVKTVGVMGDQRTYEYVAAIRSVNTIDFMTATWSKLPYEFLEEVSNKIINKVNGINRIVYDISSKPPGTIEWE comes from the coding sequence GTGAAAGAGAAAATTATTATTATTGATTTTGGTTCACAATACAGTCAATTAATTGCCAGAAGGATTAGGGAAATGGAAGTTTATTGTGAAATTGTGCCTTTGGTTGATATTGAAAAAATAAAAAATGGAGAAGAAAAAGTAAAAGGAATTATTTTTTCAGGAGGTCCTGCTTCCGTTTATGAAAAAGACGCTCCAACTGTAAATTCTGAAGTATTTAACTTAAATCTTCCTATTTTGGGAATTTGCTATGGAATGCAGCTAATTACACACTTAAATGGTGGAAAAGTTGAAAAGGCTGATTCAAGGGAGTTTGGAAAAGCTGTGCTGGAAGTGGAAAATAGTGATAATCCATTGTTTACAGGAGTAAAAAAATCTTCTAACATCTGGATGAGCCACAACGACCACATCACAGAATTGCCAAAAAACTTTGAAATAATCGCAAAAACAGATTCATCAATTGCCGCAATTACAAACAACGACGGAATTTATGCACTTCAATTTCATCCAGAAGTAGTCCATTCTGAATGCGGGACACAAATTTTGGAAAACTTCGTATTTAACATCTGTAAATGCGAAAGAAACTGGAAAATTTCAAGCTTTATCGTTGAAAAAACAAAATTTATCAAGGAAACTGTCGGAGATGAGCACGTACTGCTTGCACTTTCAGGAGGAGTAGATTCATCAGTTGCCGCGGTTCTAATCAACAATGCAATTGGACATCAGCTTACTTGTATGTTCGTAGACACTGGACTTTTGAGAAAAGACGAAGGCAAAAAAGTTCTTGAATATTACAAGGAACATTTTGACTTAAACATAGTTTTTGTTGACGCTAAAGACAGATTTTTAAACAAATTAAAAGGTGTAGACGAGCCTGAAGCCAAGAGAAAAATCATCGGAAATGAATTTATCGAAGTCTTTAACGAAGAAATAAGAAAACTGAAAGGACAAGAAGGTGCAAAATTCCTAGCACAAGGGACAATTTACCCAGACGTAATTGAATCTCAGTCTATAAAAGGTCCTTCACACACAATAAAATCTCACCATAACGTAGGAGGATTGCCAGAAGATTTACAATTTGAACTGTTAGAGCCTTTAAAAGAATTATTTAAAGATGAAGTAAGAAAAGTAGGACACGAACTTGGACTTCCTGACACAATTATAAAAAGACACCCATTCCCAGGTCCAGGACTTGGAATCAGAGTTATCGGAGAAGTAACCCCTGATAAAGTAAAAATCCTTCAAGAAGCCGATGATATTTTCATTACTGAATTGATGGAAAAAGGTCTTTATGATAAAGTGGATCAGGCATTTGTAACATTGCTGCCTGTAAAAACTGTTGGAGTTATGGGAGATCAAAGAACTTATGAATATGTAGCGGCTATTCGTTCAGTAAATACCATCGACTTCATGACTGCCACATGGTCGAAACTTCCTTATGAATTTTTGGAAGAAGTGTCAAATAAAATTATAAACAAAGTGAATGGGATTAATAGAATTGTGTATGATATTTCTTCTAAACCGCCGGGGACTATTGAGTGGGAATAA
- the adhE gene encoding bifunctional acetaldehyde-CoA/alcohol dehydrogenase, with protein sequence MAVVKDLESLKELIQRVRKAQEEFATFDQERVDKIFRKVAQKMNDERITLANLAVAETGMGIVEDKVIKNHFASEYIYNKYKDEKTCGVLEDDRSYGVKKIATPIGIIAGIVPTTNPTSTAMFKTLISLKTRNAIIFSPHPRAKQATIETAKLALETAVKYGAPKDIIGWIDQPSVELSRELMANADLILATGGPGMVKAAYSSGTPAIGVGAGNTPVVIDKSADIKMTANYILMSKTFDNGVICATEQSVIIDKEIYDKVRSEFLSRGAYILNEDELNKVREILFINGNLNAEVVGKSAYVIASMAGFEIPKSSKVLIGEVESTATEEPFAHEKLSPVLAMYKSENFEDGLKKADELVKLGGLGHTSSLYINLAEKEKIDKFGRLMKTGRTLINMPASLGAIGDVFNFKLEPSLTLGCGSWGGNSVSENVGVKHLLNVKTIAERRENMLWFKVPKKVYFKYGSLPTALEELKGNHKKAFIVTDKVLAELGYAEHITKVLDEIHIDYRIFSEVKEDPTLSSAQAGAKAMIEYNPDVVIALGGGSAMDAAKIMWVLYEHPELKFRDLAMRFMDIRKRIVEFPEMGKKAKFIAVATSAGTGSEVTPFSVITDDDTGIKYPLADYALTPDVAINDPELMLTMPKGLTVASGIDVFTHAIESYVSIMATEYTKPYSKEAARLVFKYLPESVELGAKAIKAKEKMANASCLAGMAFANAFLGINHSLAHKLGGKFHVPHGIANAMLLEEVIRFNAVEAPTKMGLFPQYRYPDAMQRYAEMNDYLGFGGNTKEEKLENLIQGINRLKDEIGIPANIKEWGVPEKEFLEAVDEMSLDAFDDQCTPANPRYPLMEELREIYLKSYYGKEWENEKERVAQILGF encoded by the coding sequence ATGGCAGTAGTTAAAGATTTGGAAAGTTTAAAGGAGCTTATTCAAAGAGTTAGAAAGGCTCAGGAGGAATTTGCGACTTTTGATCAAGAAAGAGTTGACAAGATTTTTAGAAAAGTGGCTCAAAAAATGAATGATGAAAGAATTACGTTAGCAAATTTGGCAGTGGCAGAAACTGGAATGGGAATTGTGGAAGATAAAGTTATAAAAAATCACTTTGCTTCTGAATATATTTACAATAAATATAAAGATGAAAAAACTTGTGGAGTGTTGGAAGACGACAGATCTTACGGAGTTAAGAAAATCGCAACTCCAATAGGAATTATCGCTGGAATTGTACCTACAACAAACCCAACTTCAACAGCAATGTTCAAGACATTAATATCATTAAAAACAAGAAACGCAATAATATTTTCACCACACCCAAGAGCAAAGCAGGCAACAATTGAAACAGCCAAACTTGCATTGGAAACAGCGGTAAAATATGGAGCGCCAAAGGACATAATCGGATGGATTGATCAGCCAAGCGTGGAATTATCAAGAGAACTTATGGCAAATGCTGACTTGATACTTGCGACAGGTGGACCAGGAATGGTTAAGGCTGCTTATTCATCAGGAACTCCTGCAATTGGGGTAGGAGCTGGAAATACGCCAGTTGTAATTGACAAATCGGCAGATATAAAAATGACTGCAAACTATATTTTAATGTCAAAAACATTTGACAACGGGGTAATTTGCGCAACAGAGCAGTCTGTAATTATAGACAAGGAAATTTATGATAAAGTTAGAAGCGAATTTTTAAGCAGAGGGGCTTACATCCTTAATGAAGATGAATTGAACAAAGTAAGGGAAATACTGTTTATAAATGGAAACCTGAATGCTGAAGTAGTTGGAAAAAGTGCATATGTTATCGCAAGTATGGCAGGATTTGAAATTCCAAAAAGTTCAAAAGTATTAATTGGGGAAGTAGAATCTACTGCAACAGAAGAACCTTTTGCACACGAAAAATTATCGCCAGTACTTGCAATGTATAAATCAGAAAATTTTGAAGATGGACTAAAAAAAGCTGATGAACTTGTAAAACTTGGTGGATTGGGACACACGTCTTCATTATACATTAATTTAGCTGAAAAAGAAAAAATAGATAAATTTGGAAGACTGATGAAAACAGGACGTACATTAATTAATATGCCGGCGTCACTTGGAGCAATCGGAGATGTATTTAACTTTAAATTAGAGCCGTCATTAACACTTGGATGCGGTTCGTGGGGAGGAAATTCTGTGTCAGAAAATGTAGGAGTAAAACATTTATTAAATGTAAAAACAATTGCAGAAAGAAGAGAAAATATGTTATGGTTCAAAGTTCCTAAAAAAGTTTACTTCAAATACGGTTCATTACCGACAGCTTTAGAAGAGTTAAAAGGAAACCATAAAAAAGCATTTATCGTAACAGATAAAGTGCTGGCAGAATTAGGGTATGCAGAGCATATTACAAAAGTACTGGATGAGATACATATTGATTACAGAATATTCTCTGAAGTAAAGGAAGATCCAACATTAAGTTCAGCTCAGGCTGGAGCAAAAGCAATGATTGAATACAATCCTGACGTTGTTATCGCTCTTGGTGGAGGATCTGCAATGGATGCCGCTAAAATCATGTGGGTACTGTACGAACATCCTGAATTGAAATTTAGAGATTTGGCAATGAGATTTATGGATATTAGAAAGAGAATTGTTGAATTTCCTGAAATGGGTAAAAAAGCTAAATTTATCGCAGTTGCAACATCGGCTGGAACTGGTTCGGAAGTAACACCGTTCTCAGTAATTACAGATGACGACACTGGAATTAAATATCCGCTTGCAGATTATGCATTGACACCGGACGTAGCAATTAACGACCCTGAACTTATGCTTACAATGCCAAAAGGGCTTACAGTAGCTTCTGGAATCGACGTATTTACACACGCTATTGAATCTTATGTTTCAATTATGGCGACAGAATACACAAAACCTTATTCAAAAGAAGCAGCTAGACTTGTATTCAAATACTTGCCAGAATCAGTAGAGTTAGGAGCAAAAGCAATTAAAGCAAAAGAAAAAATGGCAAATGCTTCATGTCTTGCGGGAATGGCTTTCGCAAATGCATTCTTAGGAATAAATCACTCGCTTGCACACAAACTTGGAGGAAAATTCCACGTGCCGCATGGTATCGCAAATGCTATGCTTCTTGAAGAAGTTATCCGTTTCAATGCAGTTGAAGCACCAACAAAGATGGGATTATTCCCTCAATACAGATATCCTGACGCAATGCAAAGATATGCTGAAATGAATGATTATCTAGGATTTGGCGGAAACACTAAAGAAGAAAAATTGGAAAACTTGATTCAAGGAATTAACAGACTTAAAGACGAAATTGGAATCCCTGCAAACATTAAGGAATGGGGAGTTCCTGAAAAAGAATTCTTGGAAGCAGTCGATGAAATGTCATTAGATGCCTTTGACGATCAATGTACGCCAGCTAACCCAAGATATCCGCTAATGGAAGAATTAAGAGAAATTTACTTAAAATCTTACTACGGAAAAGAATGGGAAAATGAAAAAGAAAGAGTAGCACAAATTTTAGGTTTTTAA
- a CDS encoding alpha/beta fold hydrolase yields MEKQYFESFDNKKIPYLFFESKKQKYKNNVVIFHGMTEPVDRYTEFGSFLASNGYNVFVMEIRGHGELKEGEIGDFGKGGMKSVFKDIDSFFKKVLSKVGATPSNTTIFGHSMGSLIGAEWGIKNKYKYFILSGFPLKSQLIVIGGNFATFLEKVIFRKVSTFNKISEKWNANFEPNKTKFDWLTRDETENKKYEDNEFCGYSVTPKFYSEIFSTIGFINRNYKKLDEHARILAIYGTDDKVIDIPYITQIFNILRKKKRRINILENKNGRHESLNETNKYEIYDEILKWLNAKDF; encoded by the coding sequence ATGGAAAAACAATATTTTGAGAGTTTTGATAATAAAAAAATCCCTTATTTATTTTTTGAGTCAAAAAAGCAGAAATATAAAAATAATGTTGTAATATTTCACGGAATGACTGAACCTGTTGATAGATATACTGAATTTGGGTCATTTTTGGCTTCTAACGGGTATAATGTGTTTGTTATGGAAATTCGAGGACATGGCGAATTGAAAGAAGGTGAAATTGGAGATTTTGGAAAAGGAGGAATGAAATCTGTCTTTAAAGATATTGATTCCTTTTTTAAAAAAGTTTTGAGCAAAGTCGGAGCAACTCCAAGCAATACTACAATTTTTGGGCATAGTATGGGTTCTTTGATTGGAGCAGAATGGGGAATCAAAAATAAATATAAATATTTTATTTTATCAGGTTTTCCATTGAAAAGCCAGTTAATAGTTATAGGTGGAAATTTTGCCACTTTTTTGGAAAAAGTGATTTTCAGAAAAGTTTCTACATTTAATAAAATTTCAGAAAAATGGAACGCAAATTTTGAGCCAAATAAAACAAAATTCGACTGGCTTACAAGAGATGAAACTGAAAATAAAAAATATGAAGATAATGAGTTTTGTGGCTATTCTGTCACACCAAAATTTTATTCTGAAATTTTTTCCACAATAGGATTTATCAATAGAAACTATAAAAAATTAGATGAACATGCGAGAATATTAGCCATTTATGGAACGGATGACAAAGTAATCGACATTCCATATATTACTCAAATTTTTAATATATTAAGAAAGAAAAAAAGAAGAATAAACATTCTTGAAAACAAAAATGGACGGCATGAATCTCTTAATGAAACAAATAAATATGAAATTTATGATGAAATTTTAAAATGGCTAAATGCAAAAGATTTTTAA